The DNA window GGTGGGGGGCTTGGGGGGCTGCGGGGGGATCGTGGTCATCGGGACAGCTCCAGTGCCAGGTCGAGGGCGGTGCGGGCGATGCCGGCCGCGGCCTCGGCATCGTGCATGAGGATGGGGCGGGCCACGACCCGGACGCCGTCGAGCGCCACCCCGGCGTCCTCCTCGGCCACGAGCCAGCCGTCGATGAGGTCGGAGCCGTACAGCTCCAGCACGGCCTGGGCCGTCGTCTCCACGCCGATGGCGGTCAGGCAGGCGTCGGCCATGCCGCGCACCGGCGCCCCGCCGATGATCGGCGACACCCCGACGACGGTCTTGGGCAGCAGCGCCTCGCGGATCCCCGGGACCTGGAGGATGGTGCCGATGCTGACGACCGGGTTGGACGGCGGCAGGATCACCACGTCCGCCTGCCGGATCGCGTCGAGCACGCCCGGCGCCGGCTTGGCCCGGTCGACCCCCACCAGCGCGAACGACTGCGCGGGCACCGAGGCGCGCAGCCGTACCCACCACTCCTGGAAGTGCACGGCCCGCCTGCCGTGCTCGTCCTCGATCACGACGTGGGTCTCGCAGCGGTCGTCGGTCATCGGCAGCAGGCGCACGCCCGGTTGCCAGCGCGCGCACAGCGCCTCGGTGATCTGCGAGAGCGGATAGCCGGCCTCCAGCATCTGCGAGCGGACGATGTGGGTGGCGAAGTCGCGGTCGCCGAGGCCGAACCACTGCGGCTCCACGCCGTACGCGGCCAGCTCCTCCTTGACGACGTGGGACTCCTTGGCCCGGCCCCAGCCCTGCTCCTCGTCGATGCCGCCGCCCAGGGTGTACATCACGGTGTCGAGGTCAGGGCAGACCCGCAGCCCGAACAGGGTGATGTCGTCACCGGTGTTGCCGATCACGGTGATCGTGGCGTCCGGCTCGGTCGCGCGCAGGCCGCGCAGGAAACGGGCGCCGCCGATGCCGCCGGCGAGTGACACGATGTGCATGTGCCTCAGTCTTCCACTGGCCTTTGACCGGGCCTTCACCGGTCGCCGACAGGCCCGGGCCAGGGGCACGGATTTCACCGCCTGCAACCGTGTACTTGCAGGTATAGGCCGAATTGAGATGTAAGGGGTTGCTGGGACGCCCGACGCCTGACGTGGCAATGTGGCAAACTCCCTTCGGGCCAAAGGGTCCGTTGGGGGTAACTTGTGAGCAAAATTGACGTCGCACGGCTGCGGGAGCCGGCCGCCTGGATCATGCTCGTCGCCGGACTGACGAGCGTGCTGCTGGCGATCGGGCACCTCCTGATCGGCTCGTCGTCCAGCTCGTCCTTCACCGGTCGCGCGGCCTCGAACTTCTTCGGACTCACCGACCCGGTCGTGACCGCCCTGCTGCTCGGGGCGGTGCTGCTGGTCACCAAGATCGGCGCGCCGTCGGACAAGGCCAGGCCGATCACGTACGGGGCGGCCGTCGGGCTGCTGCTCGCCTCCCTGTTCGGGATGCTGGCGCTGCTGCTCGGGCTGTTCGCCGGGGACGGCGCCCGGCCCACGGTCGAGTTCGTGCTCCTCGGGGTGCCCCGGCTGGCGTTGACGGTGGTGGCGCTCGTGTACCTCATCCCGCAGGCGCTGCCCGCGCGGCCGGTCGCCCAGGTCTACCAGGGCCACTTCGGCCAGCCCCAGCCGGGCTTCGGCGCCCGCCAGGACGCGGCCTTCGGCCATCAGGAGCAGCCCTTCGGCCGCCAGGACCAGGCGTTCGGCCAGCAGGAGCAGCCGTTCGGCCAGCAGGAGCAGCCGTTCGGCCAGCAGGAGCAGCCGTTCGGCCAGGACCAGGCGTTCGGCCAGCCCCAGCAGGCCGGCTACGGCCAGCAGCCCCCGGCCCAGCAGCCCTCACCCGCCCCCCAGGACCAGCCCGCCCTCGGCTACAGTCCTCAGCAGGACCAGCCCGCTCCGGGCTATGGCGCCCAGGAGCAGCCCGCTCCCGGTTACGGCCCTCAGGACCAGCCCGCCCCCGGCTACGGTCTTCAGGAGCAGCCCGGCCTTCCCGGTTACGGGCAGCACCAGGAGCAGCAGGCGCCCGCCGGCTACGGTCAGCAGCCCGGGACCGGGCAGCAGCCCGTCGCGGCGCAGCACGAGCAGCCTGCCGCCGGTTATGGGCAGCAGCCTCCGACAGGTCAGCAGCCCGTCCCCGGCCCGCAGTTCCCCTCCGGCCAGCAGCCGATCCCTGGTCAGCCCGTGCCGGGGCTGCCGGAGCCTCTGCCCGCCTACGGGCAGCAGCCGCTCTCCGGTCAGCAGCCGCTTCCCGGTCAGCAGCCGCTTCCCGGCCAGCAGCCGCTTCCCGGGCAGCAGGTGCCCGGCCAGCCCGAGCACCTGCTCGGCTACAGCCAGCAGCCGCCGTCCGGGCAGCACCTGGTGCCGGGGCAGGTTCAGCCGTTGTCCGGTCAGTACTCGGCGCCCGGC is part of the Nonomuraea coxensis DSM 45129 genome and encodes:
- the cofD gene encoding 2-phospho-L-lactate transferase codes for the protein MHIVSLAGGIGGARFLRGLRATEPDATITVIGNTGDDITLFGLRVCPDLDTVMYTLGGGIDEEQGWGRAKESHVVKEELAAYGVEPQWFGLGDRDFATHIVRSQMLEAGYPLSQITEALCARWQPGVRLLPMTDDRCETHVVIEDEHGRRAVHFQEWWVRLRASVPAQSFALVGVDRAKPAPGVLDAIRQADVVILPPSNPVVSIGTILQVPGIREALLPKTVVGVSPIIGGAPVRGMADACLTAIGVETTAQAVLELYGSDLIDGWLVAEEDAGVALDGVRVVARPILMHDAEAAAGIARTALDLALELSR